Part of the Juglans regia cultivar Chandler chromosome 14, Walnut 2.0, whole genome shotgun sequence genome, TAATTAAAGGAGGGGAGCCCATTTGGTAACAATTAAAATGCATCTAGGAGATTTTGGGAGAATAAGATAAAACAAATGGATATGTTTATTGCATTATGGTTATATAGAGAAAGTGGAGGGTTTAGCgttataaaaaagaagataaatgttAAGCGTCTTATCTTCCTGGTAATGCAAATTTCTCCTCAAGTCTCACTTATTAGTCAATGAAGGAATTTTTTGTGGACTGAAGTTGGAATTTCtgatttaatatataaacttttctttattttgtttcctaATTTACCATCCAAGTGATGAAGGCCACTATAAACTTAGAATTTCCACGTTGCTTTTCTCTAGTGATGAAAGAAATCATTTTTAGGTTGGACAATGCATAATTTGATCTAAGCTTTAAAAGTTCATTTGGAATAAAAAAGGTTGCTCTGCTTGTGAAGTAATTAAGAGAACAGAAGAGTTTTCAGCTAGGTATTGAGCAAATGTAATTGTCCAATTCCTATACAACCTATTGGTAAAATACCCCTGAAGAGGGATAGGGAGCGCACAGTTTGCTCAACTGACTTAGATGGTGGAAAAATGAATGGGGGTTTAGTGCATtatggttttgttttcttttacatGAGATTTATATCTTGTATACTTGCAACTCTTTTGACTATTTTTGAGTCATTTGAAACTGGGAGTGGGTGACATCCTGCAACCCTACCTACTTACTGTCTCTGAGTCAAATTCAAGCAAGGCATTTAGATCTCTTGCCAAATGATTTTAACCTCGCTATCTTTGTTTCAGGCCACAGCGAGAACGTCGCTCAAGGAGTCCAAGGAGGAGATACTAGTGTGACGTGTTGTTCCATTGTGATGGCGCATGAAATATCTAATGTGGCGGGGACCCGACGTTTGTGCTGGTTATCAGTAATGAAAGATTGCAGTTGCTGCTTTGAttaactagattttttttttttttttaatctgtcgATCGAGTACCTCTCACGTTTCTACTCACTTGTATGGAATTTTAAGTGATGGTTTACCTTATTTACGAATTTTGGCGAtctgtgttttataaaattgccTTGCTGTTCCTGCTGTTGTTTCCTCAGGGAATATCTGGatattcaattttaaacaacccaaaaaaaaaaaaaaaagggtgaggGGTTGGTCATTTTTTCACCCAAgtatattgtaagaatattattttttaatattattattgctttaagatttgaaaaaattaaattgtttattatattttatgtgagaatttaaaaaaattgtaatgataagatgaaacactttttgtATTCAAACCGACCTAAATATGCCTTGATGTCGAAGAACAATTTCTGTTTCCTGTACTTTTTCTTGATAATCTACTTCATAAGATGGCTAACTTTTTTGTCTTTGTGAAATTGAATTCCGAACAATATGAATCCCTTAATTACTACCCATTTACGTTTAGAATAAAATTCCAAGTACGGGAAAAATATGGAATCTAAAACTAATTACTTGTATGGAGTTCAAAATTAATCTtggaaaatttatgaaaaactgCAGAAAAATTAAGTATTTCCTGCTTTTCTGGAACATTCAAATTCGTTTATATGTTCGTCTActattttggagatgttttgaatgaatcttgaatgttgggcagACATCTATGGTgaggaataattttatattgattGTGGATAAAGActtagacatgtttataaagaacaaataattattttttgtagaatcggttttatgagatgagttagattcatgaatttcttcatgttaagacttttgagacaagtggtgattttatatggtatcagagcaggggTACTGAGTTCGaatcctgactctacactctactccaattaattaaatatttcacgtgttggaCCACTCATTAAGAAGGAGCCTAGTCCACATGTGAGGGggagtattaagatataaaataaataataaaatttatctctttccATAAACTTAAATTTTGAGacaaatgatgatttcacaATCAACAACCAGTTTGCATCTGGTCAAACATAAAGGACATGCAGAGTTTTGAATTTGGGGCCCTTTTCACTCGGTATTTTTTCACGATAAGTACAATGAAAatgcctttatttatttatttaacaagTGCATTTTCTACTTGTCAATTTATTCATGAGTGGCATACATCCTTgtatttctttacttttttacaTAGTAGAGCAAGTGACTATAAGTTTCCTCAATCCACACCTCCTCCTTTGTCAAAGTTAAGAGAAAGGTATACTGCTTGTTTGCAACTTCTCTTCTATGTTAACTGAATGACACTAAAAATCTATTGTTTGTACCTTTATGTGcttcattaacaaaaaaaaagagtgggtTCTGCTTTATGATGCCAAAGCAGTCCAGTAATTTGCTATGCAGGCGCTTGTTGGAGTGCCAATTGTCCGAGACCAAAACCAATCTGTGCTTTCTGTTCGTTGCAATTCTGCAAGCTGCAATGACATCATGGCAATGTTAGCAATATTCTTATTTCATTCGATCTTTTTCAGGTTGTGGTTTCAATGTTTTTATGAGAGACGTCATAGGCAGAAAGTCTGTTGAAAATATGGAAGCTGACAACAACTTAAAAGGAACATGAAATGTACATAAAAGAGTATCAATATTTAATGAAGAGATAATTCATGAAGCGGAGAAGTGCATATTACTTCAATTCGTGGGATGTTCAGAAGCAAGGAGATAGCATCTCCGAAAGAATTTAGTGTAACCAAATTAAGCTGGATGGCAATGAAAAGAAATGTCAATTTCAAGAATTTTAAATGCACCATTAATGAGGAGtgacttttgtttttctgaGAATCATTATTGAGGAGTGACTTGAATCGGGTTGAGGTggtaaggtaaaaaaaaaaaaaaaagcaagaacaATAGTTGTGGGTTGAGGTGGCTAGAGAAGACATGGATGCTTAGGATCTAAGGGTATGATACTAGGTACATTTCAATGATTGAATTGAATCACTAAGTTGATCCTGAGGGGTCCCAGTTGTTTTGGGACCAGCTGACATCCTCTGCCCCAGTATACGAGGGATAGAAGGTCGCCTGTTCAATCTCATAGAGGTGCATGACATATGATTATAATGTAAAAGATGTTATATCTATGTACGTGCAGAACTGACAACCCCTCCTGCAGGAATTGGACTAAACTGAACGTCTGATGTCACTTCGATTCACCATGAGCTAAGTATTAGCAGATTAATGTAGTGATTGCTTACTCTGCCATCTCGTAGTTCAAAGATGACGGAATCTTCAGAAAATGGTATTGGTCGTGTTGAGGCCAcctgcatatatatttaaaagtttagaattctCCCAGTTTATATTGCTTCTTAAAGATATACTAGCCATTAGTGCAGTTGGGCATACCTTGGGGTCACAGTTTTCACTAAGATCATGTAAGGGTTCTGAATTCATCTGCAAGCTAGCTGCAAAATCTTTGTCAACACAAATTTCTTCTTTCGTCTCCCTTTCTTTGTCTTGTCTTTGATTTTCAACAATTGTATTTCCCATGTACGGAAACCCACAACTCTTCCATTTCCATGTCATTTCATCCATATATCTCAGATATACTTTTCCATCTGAGCCAATCGAAAACAGTTTATTACCATCAAAGCATGGGCCTGGTGAGCCAACCAAGGTCACTCCCTTATATGGAGTTCCATGTTCCACCCAATTCCACCCATCCAATGTGTTCCAGTGATATTCAACTAGTCCACCATCTTCTGAAAGCATGAAAATTGAGCCTGTAAGTGAAGGTAAAGATGGCCTCATAGCAGTTCCAGGCAATTTTGATAGAACCAAATGCTGAGACTGGTAATGCTCATGCCACAATTCAGTCACTTTGTTGTACTGATACAGCCGACCATTCCTTCCTAATACGAACACCACATTTTCCCTGAACATTTCCTGATCTACTATAGTTGCAATTTTACTGTTTGGAGGGTTTCGGCAGTCTTTCCATTTAAACTTCCTCAGGGCAACCTACAGAAAAAATTGGGTTATGATCAGTCAGTCTCCTTCTGTGATATCATTTGGGGAGTCATGGTCAATGTTTTAGGCTTATGCAGCTGGGAACACTATGTTTAGAGTAGTAAGAAACAGCTTTCCAATTACTTTTACTATGCTACATTAATGTCTCTGGATACAACTTCCAAAACTTGTTTGCCCTAATGGCACAATAAGaaaatttatgtaattcttAGATTATTATAATGTTCTAAAGAGCTGATATGCTAAAATGGGAGAAGCATTGTCAGTAATtgtacaattttattttcactagTGGActaaattatattctatatgGTTCTTGTAACTTACTGTGAACTGTAGTAATCTTCCAGTTTTGCTCACAAAGAAGAGTGCATCTTCTGTTGTAACTCTCATAGCTTTACCTGGCATTCCATCCCATGGAGGGCCTGCAGTAACTTGCCTTCCTTTCGTCAATGCAGTGCAATTTATCCATGTCAGCTCATTGCTGCTTCTTTCCCTAATAAGCAAACTTCCGTATGTGTCAACAACATATAAACTTCCATTGTAGTTTCCTAGTGCACCTTTGATAGCAGTTGTGTGGTCATGTCTCAGCCAAAGCCATACATTTTCAGTATATAGATACTCAAAGGTCAAACCAGCATCTGCTATTAGGAAAAATGATCTACCTCCATGCATCAGTCTTAGACGAAAGTTTGTGGTGATCCAATTATCTTGGGAACTAGATTCTTCAGTAGATATCATTCGGCCACCACCTGAGGCACCTGGCGGTATATAAGCTTGTTCTTGGCTTCCCTTCCGCCTTCTTGTCATTGATCGCAATGTTCCTATACCATTGAGCTCGTCTTTTGAACCAAGGATGCAATTTGTGGGTCCACGTTCTTCTGTGCAATACTCAGAATTCCATCCTTCACTCTCTGGGGCGTCTATTAATGACCATATATATTTGGTTGATGCTTTTCTTCGGACATTAACTTGTTGATTTGGCCCTGTACTTTCACCACCTAAGCCTGGTAGATGCAGTTCTGCAAGTCTTCCATCATCTAGTGGAAATACCATCCTGCCAACATGAAATTGTAGTCCAGCAATACCTCTTGCGGCTTTTGCGTATGGGGGATGCATATGACTCACCCATGCATCTGGAATTTGGTTCTCTTGAGCAATACCTGTTTTCATGTGAAGTTTACATCAGGATGAATACTTTGAGTTTTCCAGAAAATCAATTGGGTGCTCCTTTAGCAAACAATAATTCATATGCATCTTAAGGGCCTAACTCATACAGGAGGCTTGTTTaataactttttgtttttaacacGATTAGCAGCCTGTTATATGAAGTGCAACTAGGAGGGTATATGATCTGATATTCTTCATGTTTATCACTGTTTGTCATTGTTTTGTGAATGGCTTTGAGAATTAAAACACTTAAAGGATACTAAGCTTGAAGGAAATAATGAAGGTAGAAGATGCACTGTTAAGTCGCATATAATTTAACTCAGGcgcaaattttcaattttggcaCAAGTATTGTAACTTTATTTTAAGacttaaaaaggaaagaggATTACTATAATGAGGATTGAAAGTTACTAAGCTTTGAATATATCTATGACTGAGTGTAGGAATTgaatctttttgttttgatgaaTTATGCTAATGATTGAGCAGTCAATTCTAAGGTGAGTGAGGTCATCAAAGTTTATTTCACAGTAAGAACTGAGTCAatccttttatttaaaaaatctcatGAAACTGAGTTGTGATTCTTTCACACTCCAACCCCCTGTCGTTTTATGCTTTGATTATTCTGTGTAATTAGCGCCTTCCAACTCATCATTTTCCCGTATAAGTTCCTTGGTTTCTAGTTTCTTTCCTCCCTTCAAATTATTTCTGCATCAAGGAACAAGTGCATAAATATTGATCCATGTGCGAAAGCTAACTTCAATTATGAATATCTCTTCAAGGACACTCGAGATTTTAGGCATTTTTATGCTCATAttcctttatttctttgtttatgGCTCTTATAACTACCGAGATAGCATGCAAATTACCTTACGACTAATTTTTCTGTATTCCCTCCTCGCAATCTCAGATGGACAATCTTAGATTTTCTAAAATGGAAGGCTGCATATGCTTTTCCTACCAGTTATTTCAGAAGAAGTTTAACTACTTCTGTGTAAAAAAACGGTTTCTTGATCAAAAGTATTTGGTGGTTTTTTGAAGGAAATTTTCTTGAACTTCTTATTGTTCTCAATGTTTTAGTGTGTGAAAGTGTAAATATGCAATTTGAATTATAACTTTCAGTGAATGCTAAAGGTGGTAAGCAAACCCTTTCAAGAGAATATGCATGAACCTGAAAGATTCAAATCAGGAACTGCTTCTAAaggtaaattaattaatagaactAGCATAATTAGTTTCTTCACAAGGCCTACCTGACTGTTTTGGTATTCGATATTCATAAATGAATCCAGTAGATGTGGCGAGAAacaatgagaataatttttcatttagcTCTTCTTGCAGAACTGGTGTGATAGCTGTCAGATGCTCATCTTTTGGACTTCCATGGACTACCCATTTCCACTTCCTTTGGTGTAGTCGTCTCTCTATCAATCTACCACCCTATATAAATGCAAAATCTCATGATgtaatatgaaatttgaaaagaaaaagtaagatGAAAAAACAATCTCAGAAGATGTAAGGTTAGATCCAtgcatgtaaataaataaaagcttgATAGATATAAAAGATACTAGAAGACAAGATTCTCCAGCTTTATTAAAACAGAG contains:
- the LOC108994652 gene encoding uncharacterized protein LOC108994652 gives rise to the protein MSLFYSIFFTVVLLPGRWFLLLAHDSWCPHHFVQQTNRQFQQKTDRFWEYNEQTNSWVEVELPYDLISCLNDNCTKVGSLSRTTKKSEDHMQREYDPVERESLKKKDGQGGVEDSPDTVLPLRKRISLTKMSDESIWVTGESGSIYERFWNGVQWVIAPHDLPVFAGHAISVFIVNQTILALSEAGILYQLQLSESSQPVWLELIPRPNQKTGTEEEQSSAMLIKSGAVSHDGVRVYFCTRKGALIELSEVEPPRWVYHGRPPGANVAAIADASAIRIEVVYTISSIGDLYEYDRSSKPSWKKHIWREGTGQDASLIPSMGCTLHGLTGDHSISLFLLTKGGRLIERRLHQRKWKWVVHGSPKDEHLTAITPVLQEELNEKLFSLFLATSTGFIYEYRIPKQSGIAQENQIPDAWVSHMHPPYAKAARGIAGLQFHVGRMVFPLDDGRLAELHLPGLGGESTGPNQQVNVRRKASTKYIWSLIDAPESEGWNSEYCTEERGPTNCILGSKDELNGIGTLRSMTRRRKGSQEQAYIPPGASGGGRMISTEESSSQDNWITTNFRLRLMHGGRSFFLIADAGLTFEYLYTENVWLWLRHDHTTAIKGALGNYNGSLYVVDTYGSLLIRERSSNELTWINCTALTKGRQVTAGPPWDGMPGKAMRVTTEDALFFVSKTGRLLQFTVALRKFKWKDCRNPPNSKIATIVDQEMFRENVVFVLGRNGRLYQYNKVTELWHEHYQSQHLVLSKLPGTAMRPSLPSLTGSIFMLSEDGGLVEYHWNTLDGWNWVEHGTPYKGVTLVGSPGPCFDGNKLFSIGSDGKVYLRYMDEMTWKWKSCGFPYMGNTIVENQRQDKERETKEEICVDKDFAASLQMNSEPLHDLSENCDPKVASTRPIPFSEDSVIFELRDGRLAELQRTESTDWFWSRTIGTPTSACIANYWTALAS